In Neoarius graeffei isolate fNeoGra1 chromosome 19, fNeoGra1.pri, whole genome shotgun sequence, the sequence agtggctttcggtccactaaacaaaaataactgggtgtcgggggaaaaattatttttatgacctacacttgaaaaatctgaaagacagtacAGTGTTAAGATTAGACTAAAGTACAAAAATGTGTAACAAAACCAACCCTCTAAACTTGTGGATTGGGCTTTAGCCACTCAAGAATGCATCCATTTCCAAAAATGAGCATTTGCTTAAGAGAAAATGAGTCATGCTTGATGTAATACAAAAAATACAGCTTGATTTGCTTTTATTTTAACGAATTCctttttttatttcctttttttttttttttaaatgcagttgGTTTAAGTCTTGCCATCATGATATCAATCGTCAGAAGCACGAGCGACTGATTTCTTTTCCTCAGGAGTGTATTTTACCTTTTTAAGAGTGATTTTAAAGTGGCAGGTCTGTCTTCTGCCAgagaattgaggtatttcacctgacgtcacagggtcacgtgacgccccggtgtccgccattttgaaggtcaagctaggtaatgtcaacaacatagtagctagtatgttactgtagcaatgtttacgttcagtcatttggatgactgttaaaacctttcagtctcaagtttttcctttactgtatttactagtttactgtaattatgatccggtagctatttacaccagatccagtgtaaatagctgccggagcgcgctctggcttgctccccctcaaattaagcagcttgctcccggagtgctccggccgaggttccggagagcgctccggcttgctccccctcaaattaagcagcgcgctccggcttgctcccggagtgcgctgcttaatttgagggggagcaagccagagcgcgctccggcagctatttacactggatctggtgtaaatagctaccggatcataattacagtaaactagtaaatacagtaaaggaaaaacttgagactgaaaggttttaacagtcatccaaatgactgaacgtaaacattgctacagtaacatactagctactatgttgttgacattagctagtgctaacagctagctgctagtacactgctacaacacagacaccgaccctaataatacagtccttggtcattgcctggtaacagcaaatttataacgggccatgtctcaacagactaagaagttatttcaatgacatttaataacattttgtttatcctgaggaccgaaagtaaatgaaaatgtgaacaaaccttagctgtaataagatggcgaccaccggctccagggacgacccgctgatgtaggcatgttacccagcctgacacaaaatatttgtaggcatccaaactcttgtatgctttcagatcaatacctgtgtatggcgatgggtttttaacgacataggtatacagatcatgtgggccgaagtcaggtaaagacgagggcttcgtgtacttccgtacgtcagtgaacaatcctggtggaagcaggtaaacgtcgttctctaagcctgctaacctcaacttttgcaaatacctctccctctgctcgccctgtaaatgccctacgtcgctggatagtgaaggtgttttctgcatctcgcccccttttcttttatgtttttcgtttgtcgccttcctcgcattcaaactgattcgagctgtgccgtccaaaatggcagcctaacgatgcatcacatgacttggtcatgtgggtgaaaaacctcaataagaATCCGTTTCAGAGCTAATGACTCGCACGAATCTGTGTTGAAGTTTCTAACTCAAAAAATGCTGGTGTTATTTTCAGGAAAGCGACAGGCAGCAGTACACGGTCTGCAGGCAGAGCTACAGCATCAGCAGGTACAGGAGGCATGTGGCGCTTCTACACCGAGGACTCACCAGGACTGAAAGTGTAAGTGTGAAAACACTGTTTTTGTTTCCTACGTAATTCCATAAATGTACCATGTtgcttcatagttttgatgtcttctttattgttctacagtgtagtaaatagtcaaaatacagaaacggCTATGAATGAGTGGGGTGTACAAAGTTTTGACTCGTACTGTAAATGCATTTTAAATGTAAGACATTTTAAAAGATCCTGAAATGGTAATGGACCATTTTGTTTCCAGACCGTGCCATGTTTCCGAGTGACAGGCTGTGTTTTCGCTCCTCAGTAGCTGGCCTGGGGGAGGTGTTGTGTTATTAGTCAGTtgcatttcagttttatttttctcACCACGCGCGCACACAGTGATATTGCATGGCTTTGATGGGAGCAGAACATGTTTTTACAAAATTTCTGTTCAGCCCACACGTGTGTTTGCTTGACGTGGTTTGTGTCCTCAGTTCATGCTGAcccactggaaaagttaaaaaaaaaaaaaaaaaaaagctgttttggtTGTCTGGAGGTCTAAATGATAGCTGGTGTAGTATTGAAAAGCattcagggctttccccaaagcgcaGATACGCAGCACTGCGCCATGCTGTGCGACGTCAGTGCTgtgctgtcacttgcacaccaaaaaaaaaaaaaatctcaataccataaattgaacaatgcaaaGTACTTTttgcacctaaatatctcctaatcccctctgaaaatgagtagtAACTGTAGAAATAGAAAGATATTGAAATATgtaggtctagactatcctggtactcaacccagaagtgaaaataaagcgtTTCACTGCGTGCGCTGACGACCAGTCGCATCCAGACACAAAACCACGTTCTAGGTGCTGGTCGCTAGATGGTGCTGTTGCATGACTTGAccttgattctgttcctggcatcctggaattggaaaatgaagaggtgtGCTATGAAGCTGCGCAAAATGTAGTTGACAGTCGTATTGCTAATATTTTAATTTCAGCTGCTGTATTGTTCAGTATTAACTAAATATTTCTCTGAATTGACAGTTTCCAGTGTttaatttcaaatctaattttgccattGCATATTTGaccaaggtttaaaaaaaaaaccagcagatttaataatgttttttcttttcttttctctagTTGTTGAAACTATTTTGTCTGCCAGGCAGCTAGGAATAAGACGGTCTAATAACCCAGAAATGAAGTCTGCTTGTTCTGGGTGTGGGGTTACTGCTCTGTCCACTCTTttcaaataaaaatgaaaaacaaacctACTATCCTGCTGTAGCTATTTACTGCTTTATGTTCATAAGCTGAggtaatgaataaatgaatagagATGCTTAATCTGTGTATACACACAGAGCTACTCATTTTTAATTCATCCCCCAGCTCAATAGGAAGTGACACAGAAGGGAGAGGCAGGGGGATCTGGGAGGTTTAGCATTTATGAGGATAAACATTAAATTTTAATGACAGGAAATTGGCCTCTTGGGCTCAACCCCATCTTCATTTGATCACTCCTGCCGACTGGCCTCCtagacagaagtgtgtgtgtgtgtgagagagagagaaataacacTTGCATGCTGTACCTCCACCCTCGTGTAGTTCTGATTCATTTCAATCgttatacaatatcagtttttcagTGCCGGTTCCTTCTATATAATGCTAAGTTTCCCCCCCCAGCCATTTTCCAGTAATGCAGTTTAAAgagagactgcctttcagatttaagtttaggtcattaaaagaattttccctgacacccaattatttttgtttagtggaccgaaagctactgaattcaaatcacagacttccaatttttaggttttttttttttttttaaatttttaaacacaacaattaatgaatttagggccatgtggccctaaattctctgccatttttttttttcttgcttcactatgactcaatacaagatactatgtcatgcatcacatggtgggctttccctgttcatgcaaggcattgtgggatacaaatttgaaactggagagaacaatggaggacatgagtgtgcgaatgaaacatgaaagaccgactacagtaacagaaagtgagaagaaaagacgttatgttgcgaaggaaaggaaacgcaggaccaaactaataaatatcggcagtcagcgagcacctcggtgtgatcagctgttcgtttagggacagaatgatggaactgtcagtgcacggtcgaggtaaacctgtagatggcagtaatgcaacactgtggatggcagctgccgtaaaacccaaaagataatGACGAAGGTAAACCTTGCTCGTGCGCACACtgactttctctgtctgcttgactgcgcgaagcgagcgattttcatgcacgttatttgctcgggaatcccctcaaattaaataacttcccagccacagaatggccttgtATGCATGACGGAacaaaatttcaccaattttatgaaattgaaaggccgtctagctttaataaaatATTATATTGAGCAGTATTGTAGATTGTGCACGTTCTAGTCCCCCCCCCCATTGTATAGAGGGAACAAGATTCAAATCTGTAGCTATTTAGTCTGTCTTTATTGGACCCAAGTTCATTGctgcagaactgaagaagcctttcgaatgagaggcgaaacgccctcaagaatttcaagcaagtccagttgccttgttTAGCACCTGCGGTTTATTTAAAAAGATCTGCAATGGCCCTAATATGCTGTCATAAACGTGGCCTAAATGTCATCGTTTTCCCACCAAGCCTAAATTTCTGTCCAGAATATCACTTCCTGTGCATTTTAGCTCCAAATAGCTTTGAAGTTAGTTCGGTGCTATTGCTGTACTTCCAACGATGGTGCGACAACTGAAAAATCTATGTAGGCAATATTTTTTTCCTACAATTGTGCAAGCAGTGAATCGTGCTGCAAAGTAGAAGGATGCTCTGAAAATTTCTAGACAGATGACGGAGCCGTGATTACCAGTGGCTACAACACTCATCTGAACTATATACGTTTTGATTTTTTTGATATTGCATACAATGTATACTCATCACAATGTTCTCCTCTCGTCTGTTATTGATCGAAGTTTGTCTGGTATGATAAATGTGTTAGACCTGTGGTGTTAAGTGTGCGGATGAGCAGCCGAGGGGCCTCATGATGAGTTAATCTGTGTGAGCTCCTTTCGCTAGGCTGAGGGGTGTGCTTGTGTGCGAGTGTATGTGTTTTGGAGCTTAATTAAAGTCCTGTCTGAAAAGGTCACATCAATTAAAGCCTGGGGGGTGGGCCTTGGGTCGGCATGGTTACACTGCTGCCTAGCGACCCAGGGGGATGGTCAGTTCCTCTTAATAAAGCCGCTCGTTAGCCGCCCCACTCGTTAGTGCTATGCCACTCATCGCCAGTTAGGAGCCTAATTACCCCTCCTCTGCATCACATGACCATGATGACAGGAGCTGATTGGCCCAGGGGAATGACTTATTGACAAGCCAGAGCTGGCAGTTCCAGAACTTCACTTCTCTGTGCTGGATTTAAAAGTAATCCACAGATGGATTTATCTTTGTAATTACTTGAGGGGAGAGTGATCTGTAAAATGTGTAGAAAATGTATTCCTTCAGGGGAAAATAAAAATTGTGAAGAAAACTGTAACTTTTTAAAATGAGCATATGGTATGATTTAGTTTGTAAATATAATCATGTGAAGTTTTGACCAGTAGAGGGCCTTCTGTTAACACGCACTGTTCAGTGTGGAAGCACCAGACTAActttgtctgtctctttcgctcggtCTTTATTCCCCTCGGTGTCTTTCTGTACTTTTgtccctgttgtgctttctctctctcccctgattTCTTTCGGTTTCTTTCGGTTTCTCTCATCTTCTCTTTATGGCTTTTTGTCTCTGCccctacacactcacactctctctctcttctctgctctgtctGGCTTTCTTTCTCTACCCCTCTCTCTTTAACTTTGTTTCCATtgcacgctgtctctctctctctctctctctctctctctctctctctctctctctctctctctctttctctaactTTGTTTCCATTGCGCTCACTCTTTCTATCTATCCTGATTTCTTTTGGTTTCTTTCATCCTCTCTTTCTGGCtttctctctcctctgctctgtctGGCATTCTTtttctaacccccccccccaccccccacccccccttgtttccatttttctctctctctcctctgctcttTCAGGCTGGCTTTCTCTACCCTCTCTCAtttttcctgtctctctctatcgGTATGAAACATAAATAACTGTCGCCAAAGCACTAATAGAAGAAAGGAAGCAAAGTGTAACTATGGTGGTCTTGGTATTTGTCAGAACAAGTGAACAAAAATGAACAAAATACCCTtctttttctctgtctctctctagtgGGCCTGTGCCAGTGCTTGTAATGAGTTTGCTGTTCATCGCCTCGGTCTTCATGCTGCACATATGGGGAAAGTACACTCGCTCTTAAACCTCCTGACCTATGAACTCTGACCTCCAAGTGATATCAGTGATTTATGAATTGAGCCATTGGATCTGGACCAAACTCTGACCCTAAACAGCAAATCTGGTTCATGTGTTTTTCACTTCAGAAAAGTAAACAAGGTTCCCTTACTTCCCTCCTGCAAGTTTTCatttattattcttttttttctttttttaaagccaGAAGatgcccccttttttttttttgctaaccttTGTACAAACAATTCTGTAAAATTGTACAATAATAAAAACAACACGAAACACGTCTGCCCGATGTCTGTCTTTTGTAATAATTTGCCTCGAAGGTCATGTGGAGCACGGTTACATAATGCCCAGAGACCGGTGCAGCAAGGTGCTatgcaaagtgtgtgtgagagagaggtgcttGCGGGACTCCACCTTCCTCTGGGCAATTGCACAATAGCATTCACTGTAGCCTGCAGCTCGAGACCAACGATGTGTGCACACCCCACAGCAGTTTGTCTCGGCTGAGCAAAGCATGCATGCAGCGGATTTACAAGGAAATTAGAGCTACACTTGAACGTGGGAGTGATGATAATGTGGCTGCCATGTCAAGAAAATGTTCAGGTTTGCAATAATATATAGATGTATGCCTTTTCTTTAGAAAACCATTTCACCTGGATGCATGTACAGTAGATTTACTGTGAAGGTGTAAAGAAATCCTGCAGTTCTGTTCTGCTCAAAATATTTGTATGATTCAAATTGGATGTAGGTGTGATGTATCTGCATACAtgtctacagtggatataaaagtctTCACACCCCTGTTAAAGTGGTGGATTTTTgtaacgttaaaaaaaaaaatcatatcggAACTTTTTCCCCACCTTTTCATATGAAATTGCAAAGTAtacaaattaaaattatttttttttttaaaacccaccccttatggatttaaaaaaaaaaaaacctaacaaaaAACCTAGTTGTGCAAGTATTCACAGCCTGAAACTAATacttttgttgaagcaccttttgatattTATTACGCCACCCTGGCTTTTTGAGTAAGAGCTTGCTGCACCTTGACTTGGCACTATTTTCCCACTCGTCCTTCCAGGATCGTTCTAGAGCCGTCCAATTGAGGGAATCTCCTGTACACAGCTCACTTCAGATCAtcccacagatttttttttttaaatttggattCAGGTCTTGGTTCTGGTTAGGCTATTCAAAACATTGATCATCTTTTGGTTAAGCCATTCCTTTGCTGTATTGGATGGACAATATGCTTTGGGCTTACTAGCAGATGCCTGAATGTTCTGCATGAAAATCAACAGGTATTTGTAGCTATGCCTGATTCTATTTTGATCAAAGCCCCATTTCTTGTTGAAAAGTGGCTataaagcatgatgctgccaccaccatgcttcaccttggctatggtgttcttttgatgtgatttattatatatttttgtgccaaacatatcttttgaaaggcggcacggtggtgtagtggttagcgctgtcgcctcacagcaagaaggtcctgggttcgagccccggggccggcgagggcctttctgtgtggagtttgcatgttctccccgtgtccgcgtgggtttcctccgggtgctccggtttcccccacagtccaaagacatgcaggttaggttaactggtgactctaaattgaccgtaggtgtgaatgagtgtgtgaatggttgtctgtgtctatgtgtcagccctgtgatgacctggcgacttgtccagggtgtaccccgcctttcgcccgtagtcagctgggataggctccagcttgcctgcgaccctgtagaaggataaagcggctagagataatgagatgggagatgAGATATCTTTTGAAAATTTTCTCATCAGCCCATAACACATTTTAGCACATGGTGTAGGATGACTTGGATGTTTGTGAGGGCTTCTGTCTAGCCACCCTTCCCCGTAGCGCAGACATATGACATGGGAGATTGGGGTCACATGCAGAGAGTAATCGGTACTTGTCAGATATTTCTGCAGCTGAAGGTCTCTTGTCCGtgagttggcctaatggttagcgtgtccgcctctcgactgggagatcgtgagttctacttgcagtcaggtcataccaaaggccatcataaaaatggtacctactactgtctggcaaggcatgctgcaatacagatgtgagtggggaagtcaaacttttgtggttaccagaggactagccccccactgcaaacatggctgtataggcgagaggcagagggctatcAAAACTGAGATCGGCGtcgcacccatacaccttaaagagtcagttagtactgggacaggagactgcctgggaagaccagattctggtgcgagagggactttgacttttgtagGTCTCTTTGCAGCCTGGTAAGTTTTTGTTTTGTCCTTTTGTATGTTTTGAAGGGACGTCCTATCCTTTGTAATGTCACTCTATGGTTCTgttttctccacttgttgattGCCTTCACGGTGTTCAATGGTACATCTGATGTTTTGGAAATTCTTTTATACCCCTCTGCTGAGTGATATCTTTTGACAAGTGAGATACTGTACATGCTTTGGAAGCTCTCTGTGGACCAAGGCTTCAGCAGTCAGATGTCatgaaaatccttcagaaacagttggTCTTTATTTGGAGTTAATCAGAATTACATATGAGAATCACATTTGATCATGAGATTGAATGTCATTGGTTCATTATGAGCACACTTTATACAATCGGGTTATTGTAAAGTTTTGATTTTTCTTCTAAAAGCTTCGACTGTTTTTCACAGTTTCATACATTGTAATTTCACGCTGAGGGTGGAAAAAGGTCCGACGTGATTTATCTTTAATTTTTTACTTTAAATTaacctgccattttaacaggGCATTttaaccggcttggaggaattttagcccattcctccgtagatGTTTTGTATTCACtgtatatacactgatcagccatgacattaaaaccacctgcctaagaAACGACCTACCGACAGTCCCTCTTGTGCCACCAAAAATAGCTGACTCTTAGAGGCAATGGCTCCATAAGACTTCTGAAggagtgctgtggtatctggcaccaaaaaCGTTAGCAGCAGATCCTGTACGCCCATTAAGTCCTCCATGgattggacttgtttgtccagaaCATGAGATCTgatgaatttggaggccaagtcaacaccctgAACTCATCATGTTCCTCAACTCATTCCTGAACAATGTTTGCAGCATGGCAgggcacattatcctgctgaaagaggccactgccattagggaataatGGTTGCATTGTTCCCATAGCGCCTCCTGGTACTACCTCTTCACTAGATAAGTGACACACGAGCCTGGCCGTCCAcctgatgtaaaagaaaatgcgATCCATCAGACgaagccaccttcttccattgatcCATGGACCAGTTCTGATGCCCATGTGCTCATTGTACTGTAGGTACTTTCAGTGGTcaacaggggtcagcatgggcactctgactggtTTGAGGCTACACAGCCCAGTAtgcagcaagctgtgatgcactgtgtgttctgacacctttctatcatagccagcatgaaTTTTTCAGCAATTTCTGCTACAGGAGCGCTTCTGGAGGATCAGACCATATGGACTAGCCATTGCTCCCCATGCACATCAGTGCGCCTTGGGCACCTGTCGCCAGTTCATTGGTTGTCCTTTCATGGACTGGTGTTCCTTCTTtggtaggtacagtggtgcttgaaagtttgtgaaccctttagaattttctatattgctgcataaatatgacctaaaacaacatcagattttcacacaagtcctaaaagtagataaagagaacccagttaaacaaatg encodes:
- the sec61b gene encoding protein transport protein Sec61 subunit beta; translated protein: MPGPAASASSVGASGRSPSKTVAPRAAGSTVRQRKATGSSTRSAGRATASAGTGGMWRFYTEDSPGLKVGPVPVLVMSLLFIASVFMLHIWGKYTRS